A segment of the Bradyrhizobium sp. CCBAU 53340 genome:
GCCAGATACTCGGTCACCTTCTGCTCGATCTTTGATCGATCATTCTTCGCGTACTTCAACAAATGTTCCGGATCGTCCGCGAACAAGCGGAGCTCCAGGGACGGAGTTCGCAACAGAAGCGGCAAACAGCCAGCCGCCGTGGCCGGCGAAAGACCGACCACGGCGAACAAGAACGCTAGCACAAAGCGTGCCATCATGAGGGCTCACCCAAAGTGAGCCAGGATCGACAGCTCCAAGACGCCAATTGATCTCACCGTAATATCTGTCCGAGGACGCTCGTTACCGGACAAATACGGCAAGTCTTTGTGCGATGCAAAAAGATTTGCGTCTTGTCTAGTTTGAGCCGTCCTTCGCGCTTCCGAGTTCCGCAAAATCGCGGCGATCCTGCTTGGCAATGGATACCCAGAAGCGAGGATTTTCACCCGACTCCATCGACACCCACTGGTAGTCCACGCCGGACCATTTGCGAACGTCCGAGGCAAGATTGTCTAAGATGTAGTCGCCGTCTTGCAGTCGCGCGACCAACACCAGATGGCCTCCGGCCGGTGCATAGACGACCGCCAGACGCAGCGCGCTGGCAGGCCAACCCTTCGCAATGAGCATATGCCGCTTCGTCACGGCATAGTCGTTGCAGTTTCCCGATGTCGGCGAGATCGCCCAACGCGCCTGCATCGGATTCGTCGATTTGGCGACCGGGTGAATGCTCTCGTTCACCGTCGCATTCACCTCGGTCAACATCGCGAAGGCCGCATCCCGCGCCGGCAGCTGGGCCTCCGGCGAGCTCAACTCGCACTCGGCGGGATTGTTCATGCAGAACTTCACGAACTGGAGCGGAGCCAGAACGTTCTGCGCTTCCTTCAGGAATGAAGGGGCCGTCGCCTGCTCTGCCGCGTAGCACGGCATTGAAAGCCCAACGACGAGCCACGCCGCAATCAGATGCCGTTTCATCACCACCTCCAACGAAACAATTCGATGGATCGACCGTAGTGCCGAAACTTCTCAGCCCGATTGCGCAATTTCGTAAAATTGCACCTAAACGAACGATCGACCCTCAGTTTGTCGGGCTGATTGAGGAAAGTGCGTTGGTCGAAGTGCTCGATGCGGCGGTGAAGAAAGTCGTCGTCGCCGGCACCGAGGCCCTCGAAAAAGTGGTGGTATCGGAAGTGCTTACACCTCCAGACGACTGGCTCGCCACTGTTCCGCGACCACCACCCACGACCGATTCACCGTTGGGGTCCGACCCGGGAACGGCATTGGTCGGAACATCACCGGTGATGCTTTCGAAGGACTGAATGAGATCAGCATTCTCGGTTTTGAGAACCGCCTCCTGGATCAAGGTTGCGGTTGCCGGATGCGATATGACGCAGGTTGAGGCAGCCGTCCCGAGCCCCGCGCCGATCGCGCGATTCTGGCTGGGCGAGCCGGCGCCCGACAGCGACCGCATTCCTTCCAGCGTTTCGGGGCGCATGGTCGCAAAGTCCCGAATGGTTGCTGAAAGCTTACCCTCGTCGCCCTCGGGAAAGGCACTCAGCAATGCCGACGGGTTGTCGAGAAATTGCGTTGCACGCTCGGCAGTTATCCCCCCGGCGAGAGGCGCGCATGAAACATCGACCGCAGTCGCTGCGCGGGACAATGATGGCTCAAGCAAAAAGGGAACCAAGAGCAGCCATGCTCCAACCTTCATTTTGGCAACCTCTTTTCAAAATTTTTCCGCGCCTTGAACGCATTCGTATAAGCGATTTCCTTAACGGGGTGAACACATTTAAGAAATGTTGAACTGTCCGACACCGCTGCGGCGTTTCTTGCTCGATATCGACTGAGCCAGGCCGCAGCCCACGACCGCCGCGAATAGCACTGCAAACCCCGTTACTTGCACGGAGAAATCGATGCATGAATGCAATGCTCCGAGCAGAAACACTGCAGCACCCGTGGCTGGCATATAATTGTCACGCCGCCTGGTAAGACTGCCCAGTATCATTCTTCCGAAGAAGAGGACTGCGAGACCGCACACAAGAATTGTCAAAGGGATGCC
Coding sequences within it:
- a CDS encoding transglutaminase-like cysteine peptidase; the encoded protein is MVMKRHLIAAWLVVGLSMPCYAAEQATAPSFLKEAQNVLAPLQFVKFCMNNPAECELSSPEAQLPARDAAFAMLTEVNATVNESIHPVAKSTNPMQARWAISPTSGNCNDYAVTKRHMLIAKGWPASALRLAVVYAPAGGHLVLVARLQDGDYILDNLASDVRKWSGVDYQWVSMESGENPRFWVSIAKQDRRDFAELGSAKDGSN